CCTTGCCATGGATGATGGAGGTGAAGTCGTTCTTGGCGTAGTTGCGTACGCGTTTCCACACGCTCATTACATCGCCACAGGTGGTATCCACCACCATGCAGCCGCGTTCGGCGATGATTTTCATCAGCTTCGTCTCCGCGCCAAAGGCCGGCACGATGACGACGTCATCACTGTTCAGTTTGGCCAATTCTTCCTCATGCTCACTGACCGGGATGCTGACGATTCCCATCTCGGTCAGTTGGCGGTTCACCTCGGGATTGTGAATGATTTCCCCGAGGAGAAAAACGCGCCGGTCGGCAAAGACGCGGCGCGCAGCATAGGCGAGGTCAATCGCCCTCTCCACTCCATAGCAAAACCCGAAATCACGGGCCAGACGGACCGTTGTATTGCCGATCTGGATGACGCTGCCCTGGGCGCGGATCGCCTCGACCAGGGTGCTGCGATAGTGAGTCTCCACCTCGGCCTGCACACGTTCCATGACTTCCGGCGTGCGTACGTTGACACGGCGGGCGGCGGGAGCTGAGGGGACGGCGGACATCGGTGGAGACGGGATCGGGGCAAGGAAGCGGGAAGGAGATGCAGTGAGCTTAGTAGGTGTAGATTTTGCCTTTCTTGGCATCATCAAACACCTGCTGGCTCAGCATGTAGTTCATCGGCGGGTCAGCCAGGGTGGAGTCATCCAGCACAGGCAGGGTCTTGCCGATGGTGGCGTCTTCAGGATGGCTGGAGGCGATGATCAGAGGGGCACCCTGGGGGACCATGGAGAAGATTTTCTGGGCGGACTTGATGGGCAGGCGCACGCAGCCGTGGGTGCAAGGGTAGGGTTTCACCCAGCCCCAGTGCATGCCGTAGGCGGTCTTGAACTCCATCCAGAAGCTCATCGGGTAACCAGCGCCTGGGCTGCTCTGGCGGCGGCGGTTGGCCTGCTTGCTGTAGATGCGGAAAGTGCCATGTGGCGTGGGGGTGCTCGCCGTGCCGACGGAGCAAGGGGTGGCCAGCAGAACTTCATTGCCCTGCATGACGTACACGCGCTGGGCGCCGGTGCTCAGCTTCACCTTCACGGCGGAAGGATTGGTGACGGCCTTGGCGGGCGGGTCAAAGCTGGTGGAGAAATTGCCGCGCTTCTTGGTGGCGCAACTGCTCATGGTGGCGGCGACCGCAACAAGGGCGATGGCCTGGAGGAGACGACGAGGGGTATTGGCTTTCATGCAGGGGAAATGGTTAGCATGCTCTGGCCGCGTCTCCACTCGTTTTTATTGTCGAGAAAATCTCAGTATTCTTGACGACTGGTTGCGTTTAGTAGCAGCATCCCCCGCCGCATTCATGAAAACTCTGTTCTCCGCCCTTACTTTTTTTGTCATTGGCACCCTTGCGGCCCAGGAGGTGGCCAAAGAAGCCCCGGCCAAGGTAGAATGGGTGCTGTTTGACGGCACCTCCCTCAAGGATTGGGAGGTCGTGGACATGGGCGGCAGCGGCGAGGTGACCATGGAAGGCGGCCAGATGATCATCAATCAGGGCGAGAGCCTCAGTGGCGTGGTGTATAAAAAGATCGAGGAATTACCCCTTAGCCATTATGAAATCACCCTTCAGGCCAAGCGTCTGCAGGGCGTGGACTTCTTCTGCGGGCTTACCTTTCCTATTGGTGATGTAAAAAAGTGCGCCACGCTTGTTTGCGGCGGCTGGGGCGGCAGCGTGACCGGCATCAGCAGCATTGATGGCCTGGATGCTGCCAACAATGCCACGGGCACCTATCAGCGTTATGAAGATGACAAATGGTACACCATCCGCCTGCGTGTGACTCCGGACAATCTCAGCGCCTGGGTGGATGACAAGCAGGTGGTGGATCAGGATATCAAAGGCCGCAAAGTCGCCCTGCGCGAGGGGCCTATTGATGCCTATGCCCCACTGTCACTGACGACCTTCAACACCATGGCGGCGATCAAAAGCGTGCGTTTCAAGGTGCTTACTCCGGCCAAGTAGCCGAACCAGGATGGTAAAGAGACCCTCTTTCGGCACGTCGCTTCCGCAGCAGTTCACACCATCTCATTGCGGTAGGCCGCCGGGGATGTGTTGCGGTATTGCCGCATCATCCGGCTCAAATAGTGGCGGTTGATCAGACCACACTGTTCCGCGATTTCGTCAATGCTGGTATCGCCGTGTCTCAGAAGGCGGCAGGCTTCATCCAGCCGGTAATCCAGCAGAACGCGCATGGGGGCCTGTTGAAGTTCCTGCTGAAAGAGATGGTTCAGATTTCGCACACTCAGCCCCGCGTATTTGGCGATTTGTTCTGCCGTTAGCTTCAGGCTCAGGTGGGTGTTCATGAATTCCATCGCCGTCAGCACACGGGCATCCAGCCGCTGCTGCTCCCAGACGCTGTCGGGCAGGCATTGCACAGCCTCCGCCACCCACAGAATGGAGTGCCAGGGAAAGCGGCCTTTTTCACTTTCTGGGCGGGCCAGTTTCTGCATCAGTCGGCGCATCTCGGCAGTGATGGGAAACTGGTAGATGCCAGGGGCTGCGCGATCTGCCAGCGGCCCCAGGTTGAAATGCGCGTACCATTTGGCGAAGGGCTGGTACGTGCTAGTGCTGAAGGTGGTGTGGGGCGGAATGAGGTAAACGTTGCCCGGCGCGAGGGCTGTTTCTTTCCCATCAATTTCGACGATGCCGCCCGCGATGAGTGGCCAATACAGCCGCCAGTAGGGATCGTGAAACCGCCGCAGTTCCCACTGCTCCAGCTCGATCTTCCGGGTGGTCAGGATGTCCACCGTGACACCGGGCAGGGCTACGGCGCGGTTTCCCACCACACGGTGTGCGGTGCCTGAGGGGACGAGGCTGAGAACGGGTTTTTCCACGGTGGATTGCGAAATTCGACACAAGTCTAGCCAATGGTGGCATGGATGACAAGGGCCGGATGGTTAGCATATGCGTCCTTAATTCCAACCTAACCACGACTTATGGCCGACATCAGCACCAGCGCAGCAGACAAGAAAGAGAAGGAATACTTCGCCAACATCCCTCAGGAGGCCCCGGGCTTCTTCCTCAAGGGCTCTCACCAGTATGACTGGGGTCTCAAGAACCGCCTCAGCCAGGTCTTCAATCCCAAGGACGGTCGCACCGTCATGCTCGCTTTTGACCACGGTTATTTCCAGGGCCCTACCACCGGCCTGGAGCGTGTGGACCAGACCATTCTCCCCCTGGAACCTTACGCTGACTGCTTGATGCTCACCCGCGGCATCCAGCGCAGTGTCATCCCAGCTTCTACTCGCAAAGCCATCGCCCTGCGCGCCTCCGGAGGCACCTCCATGGTCAGCCCCTTTGAGGAGTGGGAAGGCGAACTGGACGGCAAGAAGATCAAGTTTGGCCGCCCCGGCTTTGAGCCTCTCTCCAATGAGAGCACCGCGCTGAACATCGAAGAGGCCATCCGCCTCAACGCCAGCATCCTGGCCGTGCAGGTCTTCATCGGCAGCGCCTATGAGCGCCAGTCCCTGAAAAACCTGACCGACTTGGTGGATGCAGCGAGCCGTTACGGCATCGCCGTGATGGGCGTGACAGCCGTGGGCCGTGCGATGGCACGCAACGCACAGTATTTCCGTCTGGCCACGCGCATTATGGCGGAGCTGGGAGCCAACGTGGTGAAGTGCTACTACACGGAAGAAGATTTTGAAACGGTGACGAGCTGCTGCCCAGTGCCGATCGTGATTGCGGGTGGGAAGAAGCTGCCGGAGCTGGAAGCGCTGAGCATGTGCTACAACGCGATCCAGCAGGGAGCCAACGGGGTGGACATGGGCCGGAACATTTTCCAGAGCGATGCGCCGATCAGCATGATGCAGGCGGTGCGCGGGGTGGTGCATGAAGGGCTGACGCCTGAGCAGGGCTACCAAATGTACAACGACCTGAAGGCCAAGGGCACCAAGTAAGATCATCCTCATGGAACTGAAACCCAATCAAGTCCGGCTCATGATGCTACAGGTGGCGGACGCCATCATTGTGGCCGAGCCGATGCTGTCTCAGGCAGATCGCGATCTCGGTGATGGTGATCATGGCCTTGGCATGAAGCGCGGCATGGAAGCGGTGAAAGCCCAACTTGAGCCCATGGAACCTGCCAGCGTGGAGCAAGTCTTCGTCGCTACGGGCACAGCCATGATGACCAGCATGGGCGGTGCCTCCGGCGCCCTCTTTGGTACGGTTTATCGTGCTGGTGGCAAGGCTGTGACAGGCCGCGAGGTTTTGGATGCTGAAGGTCTGGCCCTATTTCTTCAAGCTGCGCTGGAAGGCGTGATGAAGCGTGGCGGTGCCAAGCCCGGTGACAAGACCATGATTGATGCCCTCGCTCCTGCGGCTGACAAAGCCAAAGAAGTCAGTGGCCAGCCTCTGGTAGAAGCTCTGACGGCCGTGGCCGCCGCGGCAGAAGCCGGTAAGGAAGCCAGCAAGGCGATGATCGCCCAGTTTGGCCGTGCCAAGACGCTCGGTGAAGCCTGCATCGGGTTTCCCGACGCTGGTGCTCTCTCTGTGACCATCATGCTGCAGACGATGCTGGCTTTTGTGAAAGCTGACTAACTGAAAGTGTTTCCAGGTTAAATCTGGATTTCATCAAACGTGGAGCTGGGAAACCGGCTCCACGTTTTTTATGGGCGCTATTCAACGACTCTCAGGGGAGCGTCACCTGCAGTCGCATGAACTGCCGTTTGGGAAACAAGGCGCGTGGCACGGAGGCTGTTGTGCTGGGGCCGAGGAGTCCCTGGTCCACACCGTTTCGAGTCCAGATCACCAAGTTGGGGCTTTGCTCGGCAGCATAGAAAAGATCTGTGCGAAGCCGCACGTAATCCATTTGCAGCCGGTCTTCTGTGAGGCGGACTTTGGGCAACTGCATGACGGATGATTCTTGCGGGTCCAGGCCCAAGGCATATTCGAGGAGCAGGGGAATGCCGTCTTTATCGGAATCCCAGTCATCGGGGACTTCATCGGAGAAGCCCTCCGCCGCCTTCCAGGCTGCATATTGCCCGTACTCATAGACACCGATGTCGGGTTTCGCGCCCAATGGCCGGGAGGTGCCCAGGATGTCTGTGGGGACATTGGCAAGAACGGTGCCCGCATCAATCAAGGGCGATCCCGCCTTGAGCCGATAATCATGGCTGGCCGGATCCACCACCACATTGATGAGCATGACGTTAGGCCGTGAGTTGGGCTCATGTCCAGAGGCGCGCCAAGTCTCCATGGAAATACGCGTGGCTTCTCCGTCTGTGGAGACAAACTGGCCGCCGCCAAAGACATTGTAATCGCTGTCTGTCCAGGCGGCATCGGTGGGCGTGTTCCATGAGTAAGGGCCTTTGGCCGTGGTGGCGTTGTAGAGCAGATTGTTACGCACCTGGATGGGGCCGATGGCATCGGTGATGCGCAGATTGTAGCGTGCAGCGGCGGGGACGATGATGGTGTTATTGAGCACCTGCATGCCTTTGGGGCCTTCGGCACCGCCACCTTTGAACAGGGCGATGCCTGTGGCCTGATTGTTATAAAATAAGTTATTCCGGATGATGCCTTCTTGCAGGCCGTCGAGGTTCATTCCGGCACCACCAATGCTGCCGTTGTTGTAAATGATGTTATTCTCAAACAGTGCGCCACTGATGATCCCATCACCGCCTTGAATGACATCGCCATTCGACCGCAGGCCGGAAGCGACGTTGTCATGCAGGCGGTTGCCCCGGACGATGGGGCGGTCGCCACTGTTGGCTACATAGATGCCGTGTTCCCGTCTGCTACCGTAGCAGTCATTGGCCTCAATGACGACATCGTCGGTGTGGCTGGTGACGATGCCCCAGTTTTCATGGTTGCCAAAAACGCCGTTTTTGACCGTGACATGGGAACCATAAACAATACGCAGGCCCGCCCGGGTCGAATTGAAGGTGCGCAGACCGTCCAAAATCAACCGGGTGCATTCCCAGATCTGGATGTTGTAGGGGTTGTTGATACCCCGATCCGTGGTGGGGGTGATGACTGCATTTCGACCAGGGGCGGTGATGGTGGTGTCTAGGTTGGCGGCACCCTTGCCGATAATATCGAATCCTTTGTAGCTGCCATCGGCGACGATCACCGTGTCGCCGGCGGTTAGAACAGTGATGGCTTTGCGGATTTCGCGGAAGGGCGATTCGATGGTGCCTGTATTCCTGTCGTTGCCCGTGGGGCTGACATGATAGACAGCCCCCTGTGCCAGCGCCCATCCGAAGAGAAGGGGAATGACGCAAACGGCCAGATGGCGGCCAATGGTGGGGGAAAGAAGGATCATCAGCGGGAGGCAAGAGGGAACCGCAGCATGGCTACGGGGTGCCAAGGCCACCGTGACCAATCGTTTGACTGCAAATGCCCCCACAAAGTTCAAGCCGACTTGTCGATTTCCTGCCTCGCAGGGATTTGGACAGAGTGTGTTTCTCTTATGTTACTGTAACAGAAGACGCCTGATTGTAATTGCCCTCGGTTCGCGTTTATGAGAGGCTTGGAAGAACCAACCCCGTTTTGTTACACATGATGTTACGTCGTACTTTGTTAGCCGCCCTGGCGGCCACTGCTCTTTCCACTCACGCCCAGCAGGTCTGGGTGGAGGCGGAGTCCTTTGCCAACCCTGGTGGCTGGATGCTCGACACCCAGTTCATTGACATCATGGGTTCGCCATACCTGCTTGCGCATGGCATGGGCACTCCTGTCAAAAACGCCGAAACCGATGTCACCGTGGCGGAGCCCGGCAGCTACAAGGTTTGGGTGCGCACGAAAAACTGGGTCGGCCCCTGGGATGCTCCCGGAGCTCCCGGTAAGTTCCAGGTCAGCGTGAACGGCAAAACCCTGGACAAAGTGCTTGGCACTGAAGGCAAGGACTGGTTGTGGCAGGAAGCTGGAAGCGTAGAACTGAAGGGCACAGCAAAGATCGCCCTGGTGGACAACACCGGCTTTGACGGTCGTGTGGATGCCATCGTCCTCAGCAAGGATGCGTCCTTTACGCCGCCTGCGGATTTTGCAGCGACCAATGCTCTGCGCAAAAAGTTGTTAGGCCTGCCTGCTGAGGCTCCTGAGACTGAGGAGTATGACCTTGTCGTCGTCGGTGGTGGTTACTCGGGCATGGGCGCTGCTCTTTCCGGGGCACGCCAGGGCTTGAAGGTCGCCTTCATTCAGAATCGTCCCGTCCTGGGCGGCAACGGCTCCAGCGAAGTGCAGGTCTGGGCCATGGGCGGCACCCGCCGTGGTCTGTATCCGCACCTGGGCGAGATCGTGGAAGAATTCGCGGATCGCGCCAGCAACAGCCCTGCGGCGACCCCTGAGGAATTCAATGACAAGCTCAAAGAAGAAGTCGTGAAGGCCGAGAAGACCATTGATCTCTTTCTCAACACGCATGTCTATGCCGTGGAGATGGAAAAGGGCGCTGACAAGAAAATCCGCAGCGTCACGGGCCTGGATACCAAGACGGGCAAGGAGACTCGTTTCCGTGGCAAGTTCTTCAGTGATTGCACCGGTCATGGTAGCGTGGGTTTCCTCGCAGGAGCCACCATTCTCCAAGAGGAAAAAGGCCGCATGGGCATGAGCAACATGTGGGTGCTGAAAAAATCGGCCAATGCCAAAGCTTGGCCAGAAACCCCCTGGGCACTGGATCTGAAGCTGGAAGATTTCCCGGCTCCCAAGGTGATGGAACCTGCCGGTATCAAGAACAAGGCGAACATGACCGGTTATGACCTGGGCTACACCCCCGTGGAAAACTCCGAGGACTATCTGCATGGCGAATGGTTCTGGGAGAGTGGTTTTGACCAGGACCCGATTGATGGCCTGGAGCGCATCCGTGACTGGAACTTCCGCGCCGTTTACGGGGCTGTGACTGCCTTGAAGAAGTTGGCTCCTGAGAAATACAAGGACTATGACATGCAGTGGCTGGCCTATGTGGGTGGCACGCGTGAATCCCGCCGCATCGTCGGTGATCTCATCCTTCCAGGTGAAGACATGGTGAAGGGGATCGTCCATCCCGATGCCTGCGTGCCCACGACTTGGGACCAGGACCTGCACTATCCGAAAGAGCAGTATGCCGTGAAGTTTCCTGAGAATCCCTTCATTTCCCGCGCCCAGTTCGGCAAGCACACTGACCGCAAAAATGGTTATCCAGTTCCTTACCGCTGCCTTTATTCCAAGGACATCGGCAACCTGTTCATGGCTGGCCGCAACATCAGTGTGGACCGTTATGCCCTGGGTAGCACCCGCGTGATGCGCACCTGCGGCATGTTCGGCGAAGTGGTCGGCAAGGCCGCCTGGATCAGCGTCCGCCATCACACCACCCCGCGTGGCGTCTATGAGCAGTATCTGGACATCTTGAAGGACCTCATGAGCCAGCCCGGTGCGATGCGCCGCGACAGTCTGGAAGGTCCGCTTTATCTGCCTGCCAATGCCAAGAAGCTACCTGAGATCGTCAATGAAACGCTGGATCCCAAAAAGCTGGAAGGTCTGGTCATTGATGATGAAGATGCCGAACTGACGGGCAAGTGGACCAAGGGTGAAGGCCTGAAGCCTTTTGTGGGCGACCACTACAGCTATGGCCAGGACAAAGGTGCCAGCGCCAAGTTCTCCTTTGCCGTCAAAGAAAGCGGCGACTACGAAGTGCGCGTTTACTGGCAGCCCCATGAAAACCGTGGCAAGTCTGTCCCCGTCACCGTGCTGAGTGCCGATGGCGAGAAGACCGTGCCAGTGGACCAGACGAAGCCTGCCAATGGCAAGCAGGGAGCTCATACGATCGGCACCTTCAAGTTCAATGCAGGTGAAGAGGCCGCTGTGATCATTCGCACCGAAGGTGCCAAGGGCAACGTGCACCTGGATGCTGTGCAGGTGGTGAAGAAGTAGTTCTTTGGATTTATTCAAAAGGCCGATTCCTTGCGGAATCGGCCTTTTTTGTGTCTTTGGGAATCGGCTTTGCCAATTGCTGGTTAGGCCAGCAGCGGCGGGTGCATCTCAAAGCGGGGGATGCGCGCGCAGACAGGGCGGCCTTGAGTCGTGGTGCCAAAGAAGGAACCCGTGGCTGTGCTTTCGGCCTTGATCACGTGATAGGAATTGTAGCTGAAGGTCTGGCCGGGCTCCAGTTTTGGGAACTGGCCTACCACACCATCACCTTCCACCACGAGGGTGTCGCCATCGGTGTCGCGGACGATCCACTTGCGTCCAAAGATGTTCACCGTCTCCTGAGAGTCGTTGTGAATGGAGACGTGATACACGAACGGGTGGGGCCGGTCGGGCGGCGCGGGCCGCGTCGGATCATACTGCACCTCGTCTACCGTGACGGAGAGTCCTGTGAGATGCTCGAAGCTAACGTTCATTATCTCGCAGAATAGCGGCAAAGGGGCCGGGGGTCAAGGAATGGCCATTTCTCCCTCGGTCGGCCCGGAGGTGCACGGTGGCAGCGGGAGCTGCCATCGTGCCGGCGATGACACTTACTTGGTGCCCTTGGCCTTCAGGTCGTTGTACATTTGGTAGCCCTGTTCAGGCGTCAGCCCTTCATGCACCACCCCGCGCACTGCCTGCATCATGCTGATCGGCGCATCGCTCTGGAAAATGTTCCGTCCCATATCCACCCCGTTGGCTCCCTGCTGGATCGCGTTGTAGCACATGCTCAGCGCTTCCAGCTCCGGCAGCTTCTTCCCACCGGCAATCACGATCGGCACCGGGCAGCAGCTCGTCACCGTTTCAAAGTCTTCTTCCGTGTAGTAGCACTTCACCACGTTGGCTCCCAGCTCCGCCATGATGCGCGTGGCCAGACGGAAATACTGGGCGTTGCGTGCCATTGCACGACCCACGGCCGTCACCCCCATCACGGCGATGCCGTAACGGCTCGCTGCATCCACCAGATCGGTCAGGTTTTTCAGGGACTGGCGCTCATAGGCGCTGCCGATGAAGACCTGCACGGCCAGGATGCTGGCGTTAAGGCGGATGGCCTCTTCGATGTTCAGCGCGGTGCTCTCATTGGAAAGAGGCTCAAAGCCGGGGCGGCCAAACTTGATCTTCTTGCCGTCCAGTTCGCCTTCCCACTCTTCAAAGGGGCTGACCATGGAGGTGCCGCCGGAGGCGCGCAGGGCGATGGCTTTGCGAGTGGAGGCTGGGATGACACTGCGCTGGATACCACGTGTGAGCATCAAACAATCAGCGTAGGGCTCCAGGGGGAGAATGGTCTGGTCCACACGCTCCAGGCCGGTGGTGGGGCCCTGGAAATAACCGTGGTCAAAAGCGAGCATGACGGTGCGACCGTCCTTGGGATTGAAGACCTGGCTGAGGCGGTTCTTGAGACCCCAGTCATACTGGTGAGAGCCCTTGAGGAAGAAGCCCGGGGCCTCCTGAGGGATGTTGGCGAAGTATTCCTTCTCTTTCTTGTCTGCTGCGCTGGTGCTGATGTCGGCCATAATGGGTAATAAGTTGGGCCCGCACAGTCGGCATGAATTGGCTGAGCGCAACCTTCAGAGCATCAAACCGAGCAGGGCTTCTCGGATTTGTGTTCGCCATTTGAAGAGGTAGGCCAGACGCGCCTGCACAGCCTGGAGTTCGGCCCAGACAGTGACATCTCCAGCGATGATGCGGGCGTCATACGGACCTAACTGGGATTCCATCTGCTGCCATGCATCCTCGATCTGTACGCCGAGTTCTTCCAAGGCTTCACGCAGACGCATTTCCTCACCTGCCAGCAAGGCTTTGGCCAGCGCCGTAGTGGCGGTTTGTTTCTTTTTGAGAAAAGCCTGTGCCGATTGCAGCAGTGGGCCGACTTTTTCAAACAGGGACATCAGGGCCGAGTCCAAAGGCACGGCACGCCAGGGAGTGTCCGAGTGACGATCAAGCAGATGCTTCAGCCTGGTAACCGGGGACTTGAGGGTCTCCAGGGCAGCATTCAAATCAGCGCTCAAAGTGGCGTCACCACCCGCTTGATCGGGGTGCGCTCTGCGGGTCGCGCTGAGGTAGGCTGATTGCAGGGTATCCTCATCCAGCGCTGCCCGGGGCGGCAGACCGAGGAGGGCAAAGGCATCAGCAGACATAGCTCGGATCAGGCCGCGAAACTTTCGCCGCAGGAGCAGGTGACGATGGCATTGGGATTGGTGACCTTGAAACCGCCCTGCTGCAGATCGTCGCTGAAATCCAGTTCGGAACCGCTGACGAAGAGGGCGCTTTTGGGATCAATCACCACCCGGACCTCGCTGGAGATCACCATGATATCACGGTTGGCTGGGCCATCCACGAGGTCCATTTTGTATTGCAAACCGGAGCATCCGCCGCCGACGACGGCCACGCGCAGCGCGCCGTTTTCAGCACGGCCCTGTTTCGTCAGCAGGCTGGTGAGCTTGCGGGCGGCATTGGGCAGTACTTTGATGAGCTTCTCGTTGCCGATCTTGTAGTTAGGGGCGGCTTGGGGAGCGGCGGTGGTAGTCATGATGCAAATGGATACGGTCAGGAGGTCTGGCGGGACTTCCATTCGTCGAAGTCGGACTTCGGTGTGCGGAAGATGGCAGCACAGCGCGGGCAGGTGATGGTGGCGGAGCCGTCTTCGAAAATGTAGCCCAGGTCCTCTTCATTGAGGCGGCTGAGCATGGGAAACATGCGCTCGGCAGTGCAGCCGCAGTCAAACACATAACTGCGGGTTTCAAGCAATGTCAGGTGCTCTGCTTCATCCAAGGTGAGGATATCGGCATCGGTGAGCCCGGCCAGCCATTCTTCATCGGCATCAGGCTCGGCAGAAATCTGGACGAAGTCTTCGTCCTCCAGACGGAAAATGCGAGTGAGCCGCTGCTCACTCTGGGTATAAAACTGCTCCACGGCAGCGAGCACATCGTTCCCTTGGAACTCGATCATGCTCTGTCGGTTTTGCATGTGGGTGCGGGTGGTCTGCGCAATGAACAGGGATTTGCCCGTGTCCTTGACGTCTTCCGTGAACAGCCGCCCGGTGACGCGGCCAGGGATGGTGGCGCCGGTGACAAAGATGTTCAGCAGCGGGTCATGAAGATTGATGGTCCAGGCGCAGCCTTCGTCATGGGGACGTGAAGCCAGGTGCAGGGCCACGCCCGTTAGGCCGTCCTTGAGCATCTGGTCCAGCTTGTCCGGATGCTTGATGCCGTGCTGCATGAGATGCAGGTAGTAATCCATGTACAGGGGGCCAAAACGGCCGCGTACGAGCAGGCAGTTACGCTTCCGCACAAAGTAGCAGCGGATTTCGATGGCGGACAGGTCTGGGCTGAGCATCTGGCTCATAATCGTCGTATTTGAGGGGGGAGTGAGGGCTTTTCAGCCCCCACTCAGGGGTAGAGATGACGGCAGAAAGCCGCATCCAGGATAATCAGAGAGGCTTGATGAAGAGGTCCTTGTAATAAACGACGCTCTTCGGGTCATGGGCCTGGATGGCCATGGTGCCGGGGCTGAGTTTGCGGCCAGCCATGTTTTTCAGGGCGGTGGCAGGATCCCAGCCTTCAGGCTCGGTCCAGTCGGTGGTGACTTTGCCGTTGATGCTGATGGTGATGTGCTTGCCTTCGACCTTGATACTGTAGTCAAACCATTCGCCATCACCCACAGGGGCGGTGTTGAGGACGTCCTTCACGGCATAGAGACCGCCGGTTTTCTTCGGGTCCTTGTGCTCGGTGCTGTTCACTTGGCACTCATAGCCCTTTTCAGGCCAGCCTTTGTCCTGATATTCGGTGGCAATGTAGAGGCCGGAATTGGAGCCGGACATGTGCTTCACTTTGCCCTTGAATTCGAAGCTTGTGAACTTCGCGTCGCCATTTGGGCCGACGTAAAAGAGGTGGGA
The Prosthecobacter algae genome window above contains:
- a CDS encoding L,D-transpeptidase, producing the protein MKANTPRRLLQAIALVAVAATMSSCATKKRGNFSTSFDPPAKAVTNPSAVKVKLSTGAQRVYVMQGNEVLLATPCSVGTASTPTPHGTFRIYSKQANRRRQSSPGAGYPMSFWMEFKTAYGMHWGWVKPYPCTHGCVRLPIKSAQKIFSMVPQGAPLIIASSHPEDATIGKTLPVLDDSTLADPPMNYMLSQQVFDDAKKGKIYTY
- a CDS encoding DUF1080 domain-containing protein, which gives rise to MKTLFSALTFFVIGTLAAQEVAKEAPAKVEWVLFDGTSLKDWEVVDMGGSGEVTMEGGQMIINQGESLSGVVYKKIEELPLSHYEITLQAKRLQGVDFFCGLTFPIGDVKKCATLVCGGWGGSVTGISSIDGLDAANNATGTYQRYEDDKWYTIRLRVTPDNLSAWVDDKQVVDQDIKGRKVALREGPIDAYAPLSLTTFNTMAAIKSVRFKVLTPAK
- a CDS encoding AraC family transcriptional regulator, producing the protein MEKPVLSLVPSGTAHRVVGNRAVALPGVTVDILTTRKIELEQWELRRFHDPYWRLYWPLIAGGIVEIDGKETALAPGNVYLIPPHTTFSTSTYQPFAKWYAHFNLGPLADRAAPGIYQFPITAEMRRLMQKLARPESEKGRFPWHSILWVAEAVQCLPDSVWEQQRLDARVLTAMEFMNTHLSLKLTAEQIAKYAGLSVRNLNHLFQQELQQAPMRVLLDYRLDEACRLLRHGDTSIDEIAEQCGLINRHYLSRMMRQYRNTSPAAYRNEMV
- a CDS encoding 3-hydroxy-5-phosphonooxypentane-2,4-dione thiolase, which encodes MADISTSAADKKEKEYFANIPQEAPGFFLKGSHQYDWGLKNRLSQVFNPKDGRTVMLAFDHGYFQGPTTGLERVDQTILPLEPYADCLMLTRGIQRSVIPASTRKAIALRASGGTSMVSPFEEWEGELDGKKIKFGRPGFEPLSNESTALNIEEAIRLNASILAVQVFIGSAYERQSLKNLTDLVDAASRYGIAVMGVTAVGRAMARNAQYFRLATRIMAELGANVVKCYYTEEDFETVTSCCPVPIVIAGGKKLPELEALSMCYNAIQQGANGVDMGRNIFQSDAPISMMQAVRGVVHEGLTPEQGYQMYNDLKAKGTK
- the dhaL gene encoding dihydroxyacetone kinase subunit DhaL, which codes for MELKPNQVRLMMLQVADAIIVAEPMLSQADRDLGDGDHGLGMKRGMEAVKAQLEPMEPASVEQVFVATGTAMMTSMGGASGALFGTVYRAGGKAVTGREVLDAEGLALFLQAALEGVMKRGGAKPGDKTMIDALAPAADKAKEVSGQPLVEALTAVAAAAEAGKEASKAMIAQFGRAKTLGEACIGFPDAGALSVTIMLQTMLAFVKAD
- a CDS encoding right-handed parallel beta-helix repeat-containing protein, which encodes MILLSPTIGRHLAVCVIPLLFGWALAQGAVYHVSPTGNDRNTGTIESPFREIRKAITVLTAGDTVIVADGSYKGFDIIGKGAANLDTTITAPGRNAVITPTTDRGINNPYNIQIWECTRLILDGLRTFNSTRAGLRIVYGSHVTVKNGVFGNHENWGIVTSHTDDVVIEANDCYGSRREHGIYVANSGDRPIVRGNRLHDNVASGLRSNGDVIQGGDGIISGALFENNIIYNNGSIGGAGMNLDGLQEGIIRNNLFYNNQATGIALFKGGGAEGPKGMQVLNNTIIVPAAARYNLRITDAIGPIQVRNNLLYNATTAKGPYSWNTPTDAAWTDSDYNVFGGGQFVSTDGEATRISMETWRASGHEPNSRPNVMLINVVVDPASHDYRLKAGSPLIDAGTVLANVPTDILGTSRPLGAKPDIGVYEYGQYAAWKAAEGFSDEVPDDWDSDKDGIPLLLEYALGLDPQESSVMQLPKVRLTEDRLQMDYVRLRTDLFYAAEQSPNLVIWTRNGVDQGLLGPSTTASVPRALFPKRQFMRLQVTLP
- a CDS encoding FAD-dependent oxidoreductase, giving the protein MMLRRTLLAALAATALSTHAQQVWVEAESFANPGGWMLDTQFIDIMGSPYLLAHGMGTPVKNAETDVTVAEPGSYKVWVRTKNWVGPWDAPGAPGKFQVSVNGKTLDKVLGTEGKDWLWQEAGSVELKGTAKIALVDNTGFDGRVDAIVLSKDASFTPPADFAATNALRKKLLGLPAEAPETEEYDLVVVGGGYSGMGAALSGARQGLKVAFIQNRPVLGGNGSSEVQVWAMGGTRRGLYPHLGEIVEEFADRASNSPAATPEEFNDKLKEEVVKAEKTIDLFLNTHVYAVEMEKGADKKIRSVTGLDTKTGKETRFRGKFFSDCTGHGSVGFLAGATILQEEKGRMGMSNMWVLKKSANAKAWPETPWALDLKLEDFPAPKVMEPAGIKNKANMTGYDLGYTPVENSEDYLHGEWFWESGFDQDPIDGLERIRDWNFRAVYGAVTALKKLAPEKYKDYDMQWLAYVGGTRESRRIVGDLILPGEDMVKGIVHPDACVPTTWDQDLHYPKEQYAVKFPENPFISRAQFGKHTDRKNGYPVPYRCLYSKDIGNLFMAGRNISVDRYALGSTRVMRTCGMFGEVVGKAAWISVRHHTTPRGVYEQYLDILKDLMSQPGAMRRDSLEGPLYLPANAKKLPEIVNETLDPKKLEGLVIDDEDAELTGKWTKGEGLKPFVGDHYSYGQDKGASAKFSFAVKESGDYEVRVYWQPHENRGKSVPVTVLSADGEKTVPVDQTKPANGKQGAHTIGTFKFNAGEEAAVIIRTEGAKGNVHLDAVQVVKK
- a CDS encoding ApaG domain, encoding MNVSFEHLTGLSVTVDEVQYDPTRPAPPDRPHPFVYHVSIHNDSQETVNIFGRKWIVRDTDGDTLVVEGDGVVGQFPKLEPGQTFSYNSYHVIKAESTATGSFFGTTTQGRPVCARIPRFEMHPPLLA